In the genome of Gemmatimonadota bacterium, one region contains:
- a CDS encoding DUF4412 domain-containing protein, with amino-acid sequence MSSNLTRAVAAALPNSVSVSMRPFILLGSSLLALLSSPEHPQFEGTLVVRVGGPGGTGAMVMTLTAKGQKVLTVMALPGDKQEYRSITDNKTHTTTNFVPFPPGMAKPPGVANAKGVITVVKNPVLALPTPKPGEKSDIRALGTSQSIAGYRCEDYEFTAAAGAVTRMCLSKQLGAVFPGMMGGKSVSGQPAPWAAALGSTPMTPLKVWHPGGEIVLEVIEVKRQLVSPRVFDAPPGYIDIATAMKNRTTAPQARP; translated from the coding sequence GTGAGTTCGAATCTCACCCGCGCCGTTGCAGCAGCACTTCCCAATTCTGTGAGTGTCTCGATGCGACCGTTCATCCTGCTTGGCAGCTCCCTGCTTGCACTCCTGTCGAGTCCCGAACATCCGCAGTTCGAAGGGACCCTCGTCGTGCGCGTTGGCGGGCCAGGCGGCACCGGTGCGATGGTAATGACACTTACCGCCAAGGGGCAGAAGGTGCTGACGGTGATGGCGCTGCCAGGCGACAAGCAGGAGTACCGGTCGATCACCGACAACAAGACGCACACCACGACGAACTTCGTGCCCTTCCCGCCGGGGATGGCGAAACCACCGGGCGTCGCCAACGCCAAGGGCGTGATCACGGTCGTCAAGAATCCGGTTCTCGCCCTGCCGACGCCGAAGCCTGGCGAGAAGTCGGACATTCGCGCCCTGGGGACTTCGCAGTCGATCGCCGGGTATCGCTGCGAAGACTACGAGTTCACTGCTGCCGCCGGCGCAGTGACGCGGATGTGCCTCTCGAAACAACTCGGCGCCGTGTTCCCCGGTATGATGGGTGGCAAGAGCGTCAGCGGCCAGCCGGCACCGTGGGCGGCCGCGCTCGGCAGCACACCAATGACACCGCTCAAGGTGTGGCACCCTGGTGGTGAGATCGTGCTCGAGGTCATCGAGGTCAAGCGTCAGCTTGTCTCGCCGCGGGTATTCGATGCGCCACCCGGCTACATCGACATTGCCACGGCGATGAAAAACCGGACGACGGCCCCGCAAGCCAGGCCGTGA
- a CDS encoding helical backbone metal receptor: protein MKRVATALLLLSACAGGTGGRTTTLQDVEGHPVTIKHLPVQRIVSTNQAMTEWLMLLGAGSTLVSRTDYDRQPELAKLPSIGGGMNPSAEGIMALSPEVVIGWHDRSSLDLAHAIAPFKIPVLSFETTDTADALRNLKLLGTLVGREAKADSLAAVLREGLAEVRRTACDSGAGTPPSVFLVLWDDPPQTAGGGTWMTTLLETACLRNVFADLTVPWGQVSMEAITARQPDWILTSNGKSPGQRLAEFRAKAGWRELKAVQAGRIIEIPGDLFARAGPTMPAAARAIVAERRRIAGK, encoded by the coding sequence GTGAAACGGGTCGCGACCGCGCTGCTGCTGCTCTCCGCCTGTGCTGGCGGCACGGGCGGCCGCACCACGACGCTGCAGGATGTCGAAGGACATCCCGTCACCATCAAGCACCTGCCGGTGCAGCGGATCGTTTCGACGAATCAGGCGATGACCGAATGGCTGATGCTGCTCGGGGCCGGCAGCACACTGGTATCGCGTACCGACTACGATCGGCAACCCGAACTGGCCAAGCTGCCGTCGATCGGTGGCGGGATGAATCCGTCGGCCGAAGGAATCATGGCGCTCTCTCCCGAAGTCGTCATCGGCTGGCATGATCGCTCGTCGCTCGACCTCGCCCACGCCATCGCCCCCTTCAAGATTCCGGTGCTGTCGTTCGAGACGACCGACACGGCCGATGCCCTCCGCAATCTCAAGTTGCTGGGGACGCTTGTGGGCCGGGAAGCGAAGGCGGACTCCCTCGCCGCCGTACTCCGAGAAGGGCTGGCCGAGGTTCGGCGAACGGCCTGTGACTCGGGCGCAGGAACTCCGCCCTCGGTCTTCCTGGTCCTCTGGGACGACCCACCGCAGACCGCGGGTGGGGGAACCTGGATGACCACGCTGCTCGAGACGGCTTGCCTCAGAAATGTCTTCGCCGACCTGACCGTGCCGTGGGGGCAGGTCTCGATGGAGGCGATCACCGCCCGGCAGCCCGACTGGATCCTCACATCCAACGGAAAGAGCCCCGGCCAGCGCCTCGCCGAGTTCAGGGCCAAAGCGGGGTGGCGGGAGCTCAAGGCGGTCCAGGCAGGCCGGATCATCGAGATCCCGGGTGACCTCTTCGCCCGGGCCGGTCCGACGATGCCCGCCGCCGCCCGGGCGATTGTGGCCGAGCGGCGGCGGATTGCCGGGAAGTGA
- the gltX gene encoding glutamate--tRNA ligase: MTQPRVRFAPSPTGYLHVGGARTALFNWLFAKRHGGVFVLRIEDTDKQRSTDEHTQVILDGMTWLGITWDEGPYFQGEYAARHKADAERLLAAGKAYKDFLTAEELDAARARIESSGGTFRYDRATLALPADEVARREAAGAPYAIRFEVPQEEIAWDDAVHQRISWQGKDIDDFIILRSDGSAIYNLAVVSDDIAMKITHVIRGDDHISNTPKQIALYQALGAAQPIFAHVPMILGTDGKKLSKRRSAAAVGDYQDLGILPSAMRNFLALLGWSPGQEEIVPEQEMIARFALEDIQKKAAVFDTTKLEWMNGQFLSMLPAEELLAPVTRQLDILGVSYAGHDLLAVIGAAKARARTITHLAEQVAVRLDGSRVVRDEKGAALVAKMGERFAANLRLAGDALQEVEWNAPAIEAALKALAERDGLKLGDVMQPIRVALTGGTVSEPVHELLAVIEQGEALRRLAATAAS; the protein is encoded by the coding sequence ATGACCCAGCCCCGCGTTCGCTTCGCACCCTCGCCCACGGGCTACCTGCACGTCGGTGGCGCCCGCACGGCGCTCTTCAACTGGCTCTTTGCCAAGCGTCACGGCGGCGTCTTCGTGCTCCGGATCGAGGACACTGACAAGCAGCGCAGCACGGACGAGCATACGCAGGTGATTCTCGACGGGATGACCTGGCTCGGCATCACCTGGGATGAGGGCCCCTACTTCCAGGGCGAATATGCGGCACGCCACAAGGCGGACGCCGAGCGCCTGCTTGCGGCCGGCAAGGCCTACAAGGACTTCCTCACGGCCGAGGAGCTGGATGCGGCCCGCGCCCGCATCGAGTCGAGCGGCGGCACCTTCCGCTACGACCGCGCCACGCTGGCACTCCCGGCCGATGAAGTCGCGCGCCGCGAAGCTGCCGGCGCGCCGTATGCCATTCGCTTCGAGGTGCCGCAGGAAGAGATCGCCTGGGACGACGCGGTGCACCAGCGGATTTCGTGGCAGGGGAAGGACATCGACGACTTCATCATCCTCCGTTCGGATGGCTCAGCGATCTACAATCTCGCCGTCGTCTCCGACGACATCGCGATGAAGATCACCCACGTGATCCGTGGCGACGACCATATCTCGAATACGCCCAAGCAGATCGCGCTCTATCAGGCGCTGGGCGCGGCCCAGCCGATCTTCGCGCACGTCCCGATGATTCTCGGCACCGACGGCAAGAAGCTCTCGAAGCGCCGCAGCGCGGCGGCGGTTGGTGATTATCAGGATCTCGGCATCCTGCCCTCGGCAATGCGCAATTTCCTGGCATTGCTGGGCTGGTCGCCGGGCCAGGAAGAGATCGTGCCGGAGCAGGAGATGATCGCGCGCTTCGCGCTGGAAGACATCCAGAAGAAGGCGGCGGTGTTTGACACCACCAAGCTCGAGTGGATGAACGGTCAGTTCCTCTCGATGCTGCCGGCCGAGGAGCTGCTCGCCCCCGTCACCCGCCAGCTCGACATTCTGGGCGTCTCCTATGCGGGGCACGACCTGCTGGCAGTGATCGGCGCTGCAAAGGCGCGGGCGCGCACTATCACCCATCTCGCCGAGCAGGTGGCAGTACGGCTCGATGGTAGCCGGGTCGTGCGCGATGAGAAGGGTGCGGCGCTGGTAGCGAAGATGGGCGAGCGGTTCGCGGCCAATCTGCGACTCGCCGGCGATGCCCTGCAGGAGGTCGAGTGGAATGCACCGGCGATCGAGGCGGCGCTGAAGGCGCTCGCCGAGCGTGACGGACTCAAGCTCGGCGACGTGATGCAGCCGATTCGGGTAGCGCTCACCGGCGGAACAGTGAGCGAACCGGTGCACGAACTGCTGGCCGTGATCGAGCAGGGCGAGGCGCTCAGGCGCCTCGCAGCTACCGCAGCGAGCTGA
- a CDS encoding M28 family peptidase: MSRTAFLLTCSSLLVAPLAAQQRSGPSPFAKVARSVAAELSGKRALATVAFVEQFFRLPGNRGFDASIDTVAKLLAKAGYVEQSKATPSDRLTYRVESRPMRGPAWSPIDGSVTLVGQSQPLLKWATNHNMLAINSWSTPADGVEAEVVDVGPGAEADFDRLDVKGKIVTGETSARNLYSRAMKRGALGVLAPQKLASYKKPEVNRTAIEFSAVGLDTLNRGFAIFLSTAAKETLQQALKAGPVRAKVVVNTIIEQKPERTVVAEIRGSKLPAERFVYSAHVQEPGANDNATGVGALAEMAQVAAVLVKGKKVDPARTITFLWGDEITSTARFLAEDSTRRSGVKWGMSLDMVGENTALTGGTFLIEKMKDPSAVWVRGDEPHTEWGGSPIKASDIWAYWLNDFVKQRCLDRAATTKWVVKANPFEGGSDHTPFLNAKIPAVLMWHFTDQYYHTDRDRIEMVSASTLENVGNCALTTGLLLAGGTPATTKAALTEFVGIAEKRLATEAALSRAALVATPGAATLAKETLTLETWRDYYIAATAKIPEIAASKVNLTAAIAAGQARIKAAGNKGISSLR, from the coding sequence ATGTCCCGCACTGCGTTCCTGCTGACCTGCTCGTCGCTTCTGGTTGCTCCACTCGCAGCCCAGCAGCGGTCGGGGCCTTCTCCATTTGCCAAGGTCGCGAGGTCGGTCGCCGCAGAACTCTCGGGAAAGCGTGCGCTCGCCACGGTCGCCTTCGTCGAGCAGTTCTTCCGGCTGCCCGGCAATCGGGGCTTCGACGCGTCCATTGATACGGTCGCAAAGCTTCTCGCGAAGGCGGGGTACGTGGAGCAGTCGAAGGCCACGCCCTCAGATCGACTGACGTACCGGGTTGAGTCGCGGCCAATGCGCGGACCGGCGTGGTCGCCGATCGACGGATCGGTCACCCTGGTGGGGCAGTCGCAGCCGCTGCTCAAGTGGGCTACCAATCACAACATGCTCGCGATCAACTCGTGGTCGACGCCAGCAGATGGCGTCGAGGCGGAAGTCGTCGATGTCGGCCCAGGGGCCGAGGCAGATTTCGATCGTCTCGATGTCAAGGGCAAGATCGTGACCGGCGAGACCTCGGCGCGCAACCTCTACTCACGGGCGATGAAGCGTGGCGCGCTCGGCGTCCTGGCACCACAGAAGCTCGCCTCGTACAAGAAGCCCGAAGTGAATCGCACGGCGATCGAGTTCAGCGCCGTCGGTCTCGACACGCTCAACCGCGGATTCGCAATCTTCCTGTCGACCGCGGCGAAGGAGACGCTGCAGCAGGCGCTGAAGGCCGGACCGGTCCGCGCAAAGGTGGTGGTCAACACCATCATCGAGCAGAAGCCGGAGCGCACGGTGGTCGCCGAAATTCGTGGCAGCAAGCTCCCCGCCGAGCGCTTTGTCTATTCCGCACACGTGCAGGAGCCCGGAGCCAACGACAACGCCACCGGCGTCGGTGCACTGGCCGAGATGGCGCAGGTTGCGGCCGTGCTGGTGAAGGGAAAAAAGGTCGACCCGGCGCGCACCATCACCTTTCTCTGGGGTGACGAGATCACCTCGACAGCGCGCTTCTTGGCCGAAGACTCGACGCGTCGTAGCGGGGTGAAGTGGGGAATGTCGCTCGACATGGTCGGGGAGAACACCGCGCTCACCGGCGGCACCTTCCTGATCGAGAAGATGAAGGATCCGTCAGCTGTCTGGGTCCGCGGCGACGAGCCGCACACCGAATGGGGTGGCTCCCCGATCAAGGCCAGCGATATCTGGGCCTACTGGCTCAACGATTTCGTGAAGCAGCGGTGCCTCGATCGCGCGGCCACCACCAAGTGGGTGGTGAAGGCAAACCCCTTCGAGGGCGGCAGCGATCACACGCCGTTCCTCAACGCAAAGATTCCCGCAGTCCTGATGTGGCATTTCACCGATCAGTATTACCACACCGATCGCGACCGGATCGAGATGGTGAGCGCGTCGACACTCGAGAACGTCGGCAATTGCGCGTTGACGACGGGGCTGCTGCTCGCCGGGGGAACCCCTGCGACGACGAAAGCTGCGCTGACAGAATTTGTGGGAATTGCCGAGAAGCGGCTCGCGACAGAAGCGGCGCTCTCGCGCGCCGCTCTGGTGGCGACACCAGGCGCCGCCACGCTCGCGAAGGAAACGCTGACCCTCGAGACGTGGCGCGATTACTACATCGCCGCCACCGCGAAGATTCCGGAGATAGCGGCGAGCAAGGTGAATCTGACGGCGGCGATCGCGGCGGGTCAGGCGCGGATCAAGGCCGCCGGCAACAAGGGGATCAGCTCGCTGCGGTAG
- a CDS encoding aminotransferase class I/II-fold pyridoxal phosphate-dependent enzyme, whose amino-acid sequence MITISDRVGRLPGYPLAKIPAIKRRLIESGVDVIDLGAGDADGPPPKPVVDALKEALDTTAFHKYGFQQGLPAFREAAVRWVERRFGQKFDATTEMLPLIGSKEGLSHLPLAVCNPGDIVVIPEPGYQAYIGGALLSGSQPLVMPLRPEKQFLVELTDLDEATLRRTKLVYVNYPNNPTAAIAPREYLERLVATCRQYGIVLAYDNAYCDITFDGYVAPSIFEIPGARDVAIEFFSLSKSFQMTGWRLGFAVANSDLIGALTKVKSYVDTGPFLALQKAGAWTLDHAEELVAPIRAELQIRRDAAVSALREIGLDVEVPQAAMYIWVPLPHGIASADFATRALEEQGVVVMSGSGFGPGGEGFFRIALTVPSPRIREAVTRLGQTLAACRSLVSADAT is encoded by the coding sequence ATGATCACCATCAGCGATCGGGTGGGACGGCTTCCGGGCTATCCACTCGCGAAGATTCCAGCAATCAAGCGCCGACTCATCGAGTCCGGCGTCGATGTGATCGATCTCGGTGCCGGTGATGCCGACGGCCCGCCGCCGAAGCCCGTGGTCGATGCACTCAAGGAAGCGCTCGATACCACTGCGTTCCACAAGTACGGCTTCCAGCAGGGACTGCCGGCCTTCCGTGAAGCGGCCGTGCGCTGGGTCGAGCGTCGCTTCGGACAGAAGTTCGACGCGACGACCGAGATGTTGCCGCTTATCGGCTCCAAGGAAGGGCTGTCGCACTTGCCGCTCGCCGTCTGCAATCCTGGCGACATCGTGGTGATTCCCGAGCCCGGTTACCAGGCATACATCGGCGGTGCGCTGCTGTCGGGGTCGCAGCCACTGGTGATGCCGCTCCGTCCCGAGAAGCAGTTCCTCGTAGAGTTGACCGATCTCGACGAAGCCACCTTGCGGCGCACCAAGCTGGTGTATGTCAACTATCCCAACAATCCGACGGCCGCAATCGCGCCGCGTGAATACCTCGAGCGCCTCGTGGCGACCTGTCGGCAGTACGGCATCGTGCTCGCCTACGACAACGCCTACTGCGACATCACCTTCGATGGCTATGTCGCGCCGAGCATCTTCGAGATTCCGGGCGCGCGCGATGTCGCGATCGAATTCTTCTCGCTGTCGAAGTCGTTCCAGATGACGGGGTGGCGCCTTGGATTTGCCGTCGCCAATTCCGACCTGATCGGCGCGCTCACCAAGGTAAAGAGCTACGTCGATACCGGCCCGTTCCTCGCGCTGCAGAAGGCCGGCGCCTGGACCCTCGATCACGCCGAAGAGCTGGTCGCCCCGATCCGCGCCGAATTACAGATCCGGCGCGACGCGGCCGTGAGCGCGCTCCGCGAAATCGGCCTCGACGTGGAAGTGCCGCAGGCCGCGATGTACATCTGGGTGCCGCTCCCCCACGGTATCGCGTCGGCCGACTTCGCGACGCGTGCTCTCGAGGAGCAGGGCGTGGTGGTGATGTCGGGAAGCGGCTTCGGCCCGGGCGGCGAGGGCTTCTTCCGCATCGCACTCACGGTGCCCTCGCCCCGCATTCGCGAAGCGGTGACGCGGCTGGGCCAGACGCTGGCGGCCTGCCGTAGCCTGGTGAGTGCCGACGCAACCTGA
- a CDS encoding fumarylacetoacetate hydrolase family protein: MMVVQPSKIVCVGRNYAAHARELGNEVPKNPMLFFKPSSALIGPGDAIVLPAVSNQVEYEAEIGVVIGRQARRVSADDAMQFVRGFTCANDVTCRDLQKPDGQWGRAKGFDTFCPVGPVVAKDLDWQQLEIIGRVNGVERQRAKSSDMIFSIPVLIEYISHIMTLEPGDLILTGTPEGVGPLAPGDLVEVEIPGVGILSNPVRGAESA, encoded by the coding sequence ATGATGGTGGTCCAACCGAGCAAGATCGTCTGCGTTGGTCGGAACTATGCCGCCCACGCCCGTGAGCTCGGCAACGAAGTCCCGAAGAATCCCATGCTCTTCTTCAAGCCGTCGTCCGCGCTCATCGGCCCAGGCGATGCGATCGTCCTGCCGGCGGTGTCGAACCAAGTGGAGTACGAGGCCGAGATCGGAGTGGTGATCGGTCGGCAGGCACGGCGAGTATCGGCCGACGATGCAATGCAGTTCGTTCGCGGCTTCACCTGCGCCAACGATGTCACCTGCCGTGATCTGCAGAAGCCCGATGGCCAGTGGGGCCGCGCGAAAGGGTTCGACACCTTCTGCCCGGTGGGCCCGGTCGTCGCGAAGGACCTCGACTGGCAACAGCTCGAGATCATCGGGCGAGTGAACGGTGTCGAACGGCAGCGGGCGAAGTCGAGCGACATGATCTTCTCGATCCCGGTATTGATCGAATACATCAGCCATATCATGACCCTGGAACCCGGCGACCTGATCCTGACCGGGACGCCCGAGGGGGTCGGCCCGCTCGCCCCCGGCGATCTGGTCGAGGTCGAGATCCCCGGCGTCGGCATCCTGAGTAACCCTGTCCGTGGAGCGGAGTCTGCATGA